A genomic window from Gossypium hirsutum isolate 1008001.06 chromosome D10, Gossypium_hirsutum_v2.1, whole genome shotgun sequence includes:
- the LOC107888445 gene encoding VQ motif-containing protein 31 — translation MEKPASQTATPCKPLTTFVQTDSNTFQEIVQRLTGPSESDPAQGAATKGPSLKRPISKLHERRQSMRPKLEIVKPPLSFKPTTSPSRSGSSNLLASPVGTPSTIFSKLTFLEDEYIEELTKTELNTVEEEKAIKERRFYLHPSPRSRAGKTDPELLVLFPLTSPRTKNKA, via the coding sequence ATGGAAAAACCTGCAAGCCAGACTGCGACCCCTTGTAAACCCTTGACAACATTTGTGCAGACGGACTCAAACACTTTCCAAGAGATTGTGCAGCGGTTAACAGGTCCATCAGAGAGTGATCCGGCACAAGGAGCAGCTACGAAGGGTCCAAGCTTAAAAAGGCCAATTTCAAAACTCCATGAAAGAAGGCAAAGCATGAGGCCAAAACTTGAGATAGTTAAACCCCCATTGAGCTTTAAACCTACTACATCACCGTCAAGATCGGGAAGCTCGAATCTTCTCGCAAGTCCAGTAGGCACTCCATCAACAATTTTCTCCAAGCTAACCTTTCTAGAAGATGAATACATAGAAGAATTAACAAAAACCGAACTGAACACGGTAGAAGAAGAAAAAGCTATCAAAGAGAGACGCTTCTATCTGCATCCATCACCGCGGTCAAGAGCAGGGAAAACAGATCCAGAATtacttgttttgtttcctctaaCATCTCCGAGAACAAAGAATAAAGCATGA
- the LOC107914418 gene encoding putative pentatricopeptide repeat-containing protein At5g08490 — protein MLQRDAEHKWISTLNDCTKYGSHSEALSLFIQKLRCSSSFGLHHQVFAAVLKSCAALRTTGLGRAFHSCILKLGHIYCHSVSKSLLNMYAKSGALPDCQKLFRQMPTSDPVVWNIVFSGLSGYREYDDQVLHLFNSMRVSNEVKPNLVTFAIALPVYARLGDIDSGKILHSHAIKSGLVAHTLVGNALITMYAKCGLVKQDAFAAFCGIYDKDVVSWNAIIAGFSENNLLDDAFRLFREMLKGPIAPNDSTIVNILSVCSSFTKNVACYLGKEIHCFLLRRTEMGGDVSVCNALASFYLRVGHIDKAESVFQKMESRDLVSWNAIIAGYVANGYWLRALDLFQELLSARMFEPNSATLVSVLSACAHLKNLQVGKVIHGYILRHSSLYANTPVSNALVSFYAKCNDIGAAYQTFLMIPWRDLISWNSILDAFAECASDAQFQGHLNCMLGEGFRPDFITILAIIRFCIHVSSPVKVKEIHSYCLKAAMLLGDNEPTVVNAIIDAYAKCGKIGYASRIFQNLSRKNLVTFNSMISGYVISGSYDDAFMIFNEMAIRDLTSWNLMVQACAENDCHRQALSLFLELQAQRMRPNAMTVMSILPVCAEMASVYLLRQCHGYAIRACYQDAQLTGALIDVYAKCGSIRSAHKLFHLAPVKDLVMFTSMIGGYAMHGMGREALCLFSCMLELGLKPDHVIITAILSSCSHAGLVNEGLKIFDSLETAYGMKPSIEQYSCIVDLLARGGCINDAYSLVAGMSVEANANVWGALLGACRTHHEVGLGCVVADHLFQVEASNVGNYVVISNLYAADARWDSVMEVRKLMRTRDLKKSAGCSWIEVEKRNSVFIAGDCFHPKREIIYSTISTLDQQMKEPFLFDEINMFMYSI, from the coding sequence ATGCTTCAGCGAGATGCAGAACACAAATGGATTAGTACGCTTAATGACTGCACCAAATATGGTAGCCATTCTGAAGCCTTATCCCTTTTCATTCAGAAGCTGCGCTGTTCATCCAGTTTTGGACTTCATCACCAAGTTTTTGCGGCCGTTCTTAAATCTTGCGCTGCCCTTCGGACCACCGGTTTGGGAAGGGCTTTCCACAGTTGTATACTGAAACTGGGGCATATCTATTGCCACTCCGTCTCCAAATCACTGCTTAACATGTATGCTAAGTCTGGAGCTCTCCCTGATTGTCAGAAATTATTCAGACAAATGCCAACGTCCGATCCTGTGGTTTGGAACATTGTCTTCTCCGGGTTGTCGGGTTATCGGGAATATGATGATCAAGTGCTCCATTTGTTTAATTCAATGCGCGTTTCCAATGAAGTAAAGCCAAATCTTGTTACATTTGCTATTGCTCTTCCTGTGTATGCTCGGTTAGGAGATATAGATAGTGGGAAGATTCTGCATTCGCACGCGATAAAGTCTGGATTGGTGGCACATACACTTGTTGGGAATGCATTAATAACGATGTACGCAAAATGTGGACTAGTAAAACAAGATGCTTTTGCCGCTTTCTGTGGCATTTATGACAAAGATGTTGTCTCGTGGAATGCAATCATTGCAGGTTTTTCTGAGAATAATTTATTGGATGACGCGTTTAGATTGTTCAGGGAGATGCTGAAAGGGCCCATAGCACCTAATGATTCAACAATTGTGAATATTCTATCTGTTTGCTCTTCTTTCACTAAGAATGTTGCCTGCTATTTGGGGAAGGAAATTCATTGTTTTTTACTGAGAAGGACCGAGATGGGAGGAGATGTTTCTGTCTGCAATGCCTTGGCGAGCTTCTATTTGAGAGTTGGGCACATAGATAAAGCTGAATCCGTGTTCCAAAAGATGGAATCAAGAGATTTGGTTTCCTGGAATGCTATTATTGCCGGTTATGTGGCAAATGGTTATTGGTTGAGAGCTTTGGATTTGTTTCAAGAATTACTCTCTGCAAGGATGTTTGAGCCAAATTCTGCTACCCTTGTCAGCGTTCTTTCTGCCTGTGCACACTTAAAGAATCTCCAGGTAGGAAAAGTGATCCACGGGTATATTCTTCGGCATTCTAGCTTATATGCAAATACACCAGTGTCAAATGCCCTTGTTAGTTTCTATGCAAAATGTAATGACATAGGAGCTGCATATCAGACATTTTTGATGATTCCTTGGAGAGACTTGATTTCATGGAATTCTATTCTTGATGCCTTTGCAGAGTGTGCATCTGATGCTCAGTTTCAAGGGCATTTAAACTGTATGCTGGGAGAAGGATTTAGGCCAGACTTCATCACTATCTTAGCCATAATACGGTTTTGCATCCATGTTTCAAGTCCTGTAAAAGTTAAAGAAATTCATAGCTATTGCCTCAAGGCTGCTATGTTACTAGGTGATAATGAACCTACTGTTGTAAATGCCATAATTGACGCATATGCCAAATGTGGTAAAATTGGATATGCTTCCAGGATTTTTCAGAATTTATCAAGAAAAAATTTGGTTACATTCAATTCGATGATCTCAGGTTACGTGATTTCTGGATCATATGATGATGCATTTATGATATTTAATGAGATGGCTATAAGGGATCTCACCTCGTGGAATTTGATGGTACAAGCATGTGCTGAAAATGATTGTCACCGTCAAGCTCTCAGCCTTTTCCTTGAGTTACAAGCTCAGAGAATGAGGCCTAATGCAATGACTGTTATGAGTATCCTTCCAGTATGTGCTGAAATGGCCTCTGTTTACTTGTTGAGGCAGTGTCATGGTTATGCTATAAGAGCTTGTTATCAAGATGCTCAATTAACTGGAGCTCTTATAGATGTATATGCAAAATGTGGTAGCATAAGGAGTGCTCATAAGCTTTTCCATTTAGCTCCTGTTAAGGATCTGGTTATGTTCACTTCAATGATTGGTGGGTATGCAATGCATGGTATGGGAAGAGAAGCACTTTGCCTTTTCTCTTGTATGCTTGAGTTGGGGTTGAAGCCTGATCATGTTATCATTACTGCAATTCTGTCCTCTTGCAGTCATGCTGGCCTGGTAAATGAAGGGTTGAAAATATTTGATTCACTAGAGACTGCTTATGGGATGAAACCAAGCATTGAACAATATTCTTGCATTGTTGATCTTCTAGCTCGAGGAGGATGTATCAATGATGCATATTCTTTGGTTGCTGGAATGTCTGTTGAAGCTAATGCTAATGTGTGGGGTGCATTGTTGGGTGCCTGTAGGACTCATCACGAGGTGGGATTAGGTTGTGTCGTCGCCGACCATCTCTTTCAAGTTGAAGCTAGTAATGTTGGGAACTATGTGGTAATTTCAAACCTATATGCAGCAGATGCTAGATGGGATAGTGTCATGGAGGTGAGAAAATTGATGAGAACAAGAGATTTGAAAAAATCTGCAGGATGCAGCTGGATTGAGGTGGAGAAGAGAAATAGCGTCTTCATAGCTGGAGACTGTTTTCATCCTAAGAGAGAAATAATCTATAGTACTATAAGTACCTTGGATCAACAAATGAAGGAGCCATTTCTGTTTGATGAGATCAATATGTTCATGTATAGCATTTAG